The Phycisphaerae bacterium sequence GCCGCTCAAGGAGGCTCTCTCGCAAGTCGGCATGGTGGTCGAAGGAGCCATGACCGCCTCCGCCGTTTCGGAAATGGCTGCGCTGAGGCTGCGCGTGCCGTTATTCAGCGCGATTTCGGCAATCGTGGAAGACCCGTGCGAAGCCGCGTTTCAGCGGCTCGAACAGGTCCTGCTGGAATACCCCAGTAACGGATGAAAGCGATTATTCTTGCCGCCGGTGCAGGTCGTCGCCTGGGTGCAATCGTGCCCAAGTGCCTGCTGGACGTCGGCGGAATGAGCATCATTCATCGGCAGCTTGCCGCGTTCTCGACTGAAGGCATCAAGGAATACGTGGTCGTGGTTGGTTACCAGCAGGATCGCGTGCGTGAACATCTGGCCGGTCAGCCCGGCCGATTCGTCTTCGTCGTCAACGAGCAATACGCGTCGACCAATACCGTCTATTCGCTTTACCTGGCGGCGTCGTACCTGACGGAGACATGCTGGTACGCCAATGCGGACGTGGTGTTCGACCGGAGGTTGATTCGCCGGCTCGCCGAGGATTCGTCCGCCGCGGCCCTGGCCGTTCAGACACACTCGTGCGGCGAGGAGGAAGTGAAGGTCATCGTCCGCGAGGGTCTGGTCGTTCGGATCGGCAAGACGATCCCCCCGGCCGAGGCCGCCGGTGAGTTCCTGGGCGTCGCCCGGCTGAGCGGCAACGTCGCCGCCGCACTGAGCAGGACGCTTACCGAACTGGTCGAGCAGCAGAGCGTGATCGCCGACTACTTCGAGCGCGGGCTTGACCGACTGTGCAGCGAATTCGCGATCAAGGCGATCGACGTCACCGATCTGCCGTGCCACGAGATCGACTTTCCGGTCGATCTCGAGAAGGCCCGGCGCGAGATTGCACCGAGGTTGGAGGAATAGGGCAGCTATTAGCCGTCGGCTATTGGCTATTAGCCGTGAATCCGCTCGTTCCGGGCTGGGGAAGACCGAGAGCAAGAAACGACCGCTGGAGTTGTTTTCCGATGCTTGCGTTTCTAGGGCAGGTCATCCTGGTTTCGTTAAGCGGCGTGATGGCCCCGGGCCCGGTCACGGCCGCAACGTTGACCGCCGGTACGCGCAATCGACATTCCGGCCTGCTGATCGCCGTCGGTCACGGTATCGTCGAGTTCCCGCTGATGATCGTCATCGTCGCCGGTGCGGGGATGATCTTCAAACAACCGGTCGCTCAGATCATCATCGGCCTGGTCGGGGGGGCGTTTCTGTTGCACATGGGCGGGCAGATGCTCGCCGGCCTCCGCAAGCAGGAAGAAATCGCCGCACCCTATGTCGACAGCCATCCCGTCCG is a genomic window containing:
- a CDS encoding phosphocholine cytidylyltransferase family protein yields the protein MKAIILAAGAGRRLGAIVPKCLLDVGGMSIIHRQLAAFSTEGIKEYVVVVGYQQDRVREHLAGQPGRFVFVVNEQYASTNTVYSLYLAASYLTETCWYANADVVFDRRLIRRLAEDSSAAALAVQTHSCGEEEVKVIVREGLVVRIGKTIPPAEAAGEFLGVARLSGNVAAALSRTLTELVEQQSVIADYFERGLDRLCSEFAIKAIDVTDLPCHEIDFPVDLEKARREIAPRLEE